In Anomaloglossus baeobatrachus isolate aAnoBae1 chromosome 2, aAnoBae1.hap1, whole genome shotgun sequence, the DNA window AGCCTGATGTGCTTCCAACAGTGAGGTGTGTCACCTAGCAACCAAGGACGCTATGTCTGATGACGCTAGTAAAGAGGCCGGGTCAGCCGCGTCATACTGAACTCGTGCCAAAGGACACGCCTCCTAACCACTATACTCGTCAGGGCTGAAGATACTACTAGGAGGAGCAAAGACAATCGTGTCGCAAAATGAGACATATACTTAAAGTGTAAGCCACCCGGCACCCGTTCAAATGAACAGCGTACTGCTTTGGTGTCGTCCCACCCTATATTCAATGATTCTAGTAGGAAACCGAATCTACCGCGTCATAGTATGCTAATATCTTGGGACGCGTCACTTAGCAACAACTGGCCTCATCAGCCAGAGACGCTGGTAGGAAGGGCGGGATTAACCACGTCACTAATCGTGACGTTTATTTCAAGTAAGAGCCATCCGGCATCTATGTATCCTCAAATAAACAGTAAGCAGTACGCTGCCATAACATCGTCCCGTTACAGCTGACACTGGTAAGGCACGGACCCAGTCCAGCGCGCCCACATGTTCCCAGCAACAAACAACAGTCCCGAGAACATTTAGTAAAAGGGACTGGGTCAATCACGTCACATAACGTGACGTTTGTAAATAGTAATAGTAAAGATCACCCAGCACCTATGCGTCATCTAAGTCATCTATCCAAGTCCCATCTACATTACATCAAAAAGGAAGTGTAGTTCTATACATACCAACCCCCAATCACCAATATTATACCACTGAATCATAGTTAATGTTTAATCATTCTAAATCTGTGCAGTGAAGGTGGTGCAGCCACACTGGGCGTCCCCAAATGGCAGCAACAACCCACTGCACCAACAAGGTTTAAGACGGCGTGGTAGTCCCGGGGGACACCGGAGCCACCCCCCCCACCCGGTCCCTAAGGACCGGACGGAGAAGGAGCACCCGGACTCCACCGAGACTCCACGCACCACCCTGTTATTCATACAACCACAATAAAAAGTTGTTTATATCACCATATATAACTCAATTCATGCAATACAATACAGATAGAGTGTTGTTCTTGATGTGGGGTTTTTCATCTTTATTCGAAGTTTGGTTGTTCCCTCATAATCCCAGTTTAACATCATGGATTCTCTTTGTTCAATTATGGTTACTTCATCACAGTCCCAATTTGTCATCATATAAGTAGATGGACCAGGTATCTATAGGTCTTTAAACAGAAAGACAAAATGTAAATACCAATTCTTACAATTACACCATATAAATTGTCAGTCAGCTTAATGATTCCCGGTTCCATACCCAGCCTGCACAAGAAcctaatttaaaaaattaaaatagatTAAAAATTAACAATGCCCCCATACAACCTACAAAAAGGAACTAAATCCAAAATGCTCGTTCAATCCTACAGGAGCAACTGTACCCAATGTATAAATCCACCTGCTTTCCAGTTTGCTTAGAACAGTGCCCAGGTCACCACCTCTCAAATCCATTTTTACTTGATCAATTGCTTTAATTTTTAAAGAGGTAGGGTTGGAATCATGGTAAGCCTTGTAGTGTCTTGGTAGGGTTTTGAGATGTTCCGTGTCCTGTGCTGTTTTCGACTTTTCTATGTCTCGGACATGCTCTCGTACCCGAATTTTTAGCTCTCGACTAGTAAGGCCGACATAATATTTTCCACATCCACATTCCGCTTGATAGACCACATTTTTCGATGAACAAGTCAAGTGTGGTCTGATGGTATACTCTTTTGAGTTTTTCAAACCAAAAAATGTTTTAGACTTAACCATGTTGAGGCACCCCTTACACAATCCACAAGGGAAAAACCCAGGGGAAAGTTGCATTTGGGGCTTCTTTTGATAATTTTGATAACAGCTATGGACCAAAAGATCTTTCAAATTTTTTGACCGTCGTGCTGTAAGCAGGGGGCGATCAGATAGACATTTTCTCAAAATTGGGTCAACCATAAGGACACTCCAGTGTTTCTGGAGGATTGAGTGTAGATCATGCCACCGGCTGTTAAAGGTGGTAATAAGTCTGACAGGTTGTTCTGTCTGAATTTCTATTGGTTGAGGATATAGTAACTTCTCCCTCGGAGTTTTGAGTGCCCATCTATAGCCCCGTTTAATGCACTTCTTACTGTAGCCTCTATTTAAAAAGCGGTTAGTCAGGTCTTCAGCTTGTGATTGGAAACTGTCGGCAGAAGAGCAGATACGTTTTGCCCTTAAAAATTGCGACGTGGGTATGCCCCTAATTGTGGCTGTAGGATGGCAAGATTGGGCGTGTAACAGGGTATTAGTAGAGGTCTTTTTTCTATAGACATCAGTGCTGATGTCTCCATTAGGAGACGCCTGGATCTTTATGTCCAAGAACTCGACCTCACGTCCATATTTGTAGGTCAGATAGATGTTTTGATTGTTCATGTTCAGCCGGCCCATAAATAGTTCCAGTTGTTCAACTGAGCCCTCCCAGATGAACCagatgtcatctatgtacctgatccaATTTTGGACCAGGTACACGGACTCATCTGGCTCAGTCTGGAAGATCTGACGCTCCCAGGCTCCCAAGAACAAGTTTGCATATGAGGGGGCACAAGATGCCCCCATTGCAGTCCCTTGTGTTTGCAGATATGTCTCCCCCTTAAACATAAAACAGTTATGTCTAAGAATAAAATGAAGTAGGAGGAGAATCAAATCTACAAGTTTGGGATCCAAATTGCTGGACTGTAGAAAGAATTCTACAGCCGAGATTCCGTCTTGGTGCCTGATCGAGGAATATAAGGCTTCCACATCGGTGGTTACCATCAATGCCTGTGTTCCTATGTTCAAGTTGTCCAGTCTCTGGAGGGCTGCAGTCGTGTCTTTAATGTGAGAGGGAAGTGTGAAGACTAATGGTTGAAGATAGTATTCAATCAATTCACACACCCTCTCACAAAGGCCTCCATTACCAGAAACGATTGGACGTCCTGGGGGATTTGTCTGATTTTTGTGTAGTTTGGGAATAATATAGAATGTTGGCATTCTAGGGTTTGATATTAGCAGAGAGTCCATGACCTTCTTAGGGATAGTTCCCTCTTGGAAAGCTTTATCCAGAATGCCATGGAGCTCTGCTTGATGTTTAGACAATGGGTTGTAGACTAATTTTTTGTAATTATTGGTGTTCCTGAGAATCTTATAGACCTGTGCCTCATACAGATCATTCGGCCATAAAACCAGattcccgcctttatcggcgggtttgATGGTTATGTCTGGAAGGCATCGTAGTTCTTTTAATGCTCTTCTCTCAGCATAATTGAGGTTAGAAGACCGATGAACATTGCTCGCCAGGTTTTCTACATCACCACTGACTAATTTGACAAAAATATCCACCGCTGGACATGAGCTGAAGGGTGGAAATTTTTTTGATTTCGGATATAGTTGTTTTGGGAAGGGTATAGCCACTGATGTCCCCTCCACTTGATCACCCACAGATAAATCATCATTTGATGAAGGTTCATCATCAATTGATGTACTTACATCGTCACTATTCCCGGTGTCACCTTCCATAGCCAGAGAACTCAGAGCTGATAATGCTTCCTGTTCTTTTTTGGAGCCATATATTTCTCCTGTATTGGAATGATGGAAAAAacgttttaataaaatctttctggCAAATAAATGTGAATCTTTGACAACAGTGAATTTATCAATGCTGTTGGAGGGGGAAAAGGACAGTCCCTTCTCCAGCACCTTGATTTGACAGTCTGTAAGTTTATGGGATGAAAGGTTTATTACCTTAAGTTGATCATCCCGAGTGAACCCATCATGATGGTAGATCTTGGGTTGATTCTTGGCTTTATCCCCATTCCTCGTTCTCATGTGTCTCTTGTCCCACGTTTCCACTTCAAATGACGATAACTCGCCTTCACTAGTTGAGGCGGCAGAGGACATAGATGCATTTCTCGTTAATGCTTTGTCATTCTTTTTTGGTATTTGCCATCTGAATATCCTTTTCATTTCAAAATCAGCCATGTCCCGCTGGTATTTTTTTCCTTTAAGTTGACTAATTTCAGTTTCCCATTTCTCGATGTCTTTATCCAAAGAAGCAAAAAAATCTTTCAAAATGGTTCCTTCTATGTCTCTAGTCATAGCCTGTTGCAGCACCTCCAACTCTGTATCCAAGGTTTTGAGGAGGATTGCATTTTTGTCTATAATAATTTTCATAAATTCGTTGGAGCAGGTGAGAGATGCCTCAATCCAACGTTTAGTCAGATCCTCATCCTGCAAAGGAAAAGTAGGGTGGGTCTGAAACCTCAGACCCCTGGGCACTATTTTGGAAAGCAGGTAGTTTTCCATGGACACCTTTGTCCAccagattttcatttttttatgtgttaaattTTTGTATTTTATCAAATTCTCTTTCTCGGTTGTATGGGAGTTACTAAAATCAAGAGAGACTCCTTGCTGAAAAATATTGGTAGCCTTACTCCGCCAGGACAATTCCTGAGCCTTGAAATCCATTATGGTCACAAGTGACCTGATTCTGTAATGAAACAGATAATTAATCATTTATTTTACTTTAGGCCACTCCTCAAACTCATTGGAAGTGTCGGAACACCACTAAATAACTTTATACACTGAGGAAATGTGGTATAAATCCTTTTGAATAAAATTAATCTTTATTATGAACACATTAAAATACAGCAAGTtagtcctcaaggggttaactgGACTGCTGAGTTGGGTCAGCAACAATAACAGTTGTTGTGggcagttaggtccatatatatttggacagagacaacatttttcacatttttgttctggacattaccacaatggattttaAAGAAAACAAATCAGATgcagttgaagttcagactttcagcttaAATTCAGGGGGTTGaacaaaatctatatatataattgccttattctgtctgtctgtctgtctgtctgtctatctgtctgtctatctgtctgtctatctgtctgtctgtcatgctccaaaattgtgtccttacggtgacacaaagctgattggccgctgggctcgccatggccccgccccccccacacggattggccgctcgcccaggctgcgcccccacacggattggccagccgctcgcccaggctccgcccccccccacagattggcctctcgccccggcaccctgcaggcattggcaattcggccacgccacgccccgcccccctcacgcaacgcacgctagctctagccccgccccctccctccccccgcgcattccccgaactgacaccgctgtcacggaggtgagtactgtactccccccccccccggcccccgctcgcacgggagtggtgtggatacgttggtaaccatgctcgcatggttacaagcgcatcaaggtcctgctgctgcggaagatccacacgcacacacataacagcacacacacaaacatacacacacatcagatcacactcactctcacacacacctcacacacacctcacatcgcatccacacactcacagcatccggcgatatcgcttgcttctcggcctcgatactgtgctgttgtgaccttccaggacctgacggaggatcacatggcctgaagcatgtggtatctccggatgttgtgactgtgagcgcgtatgtgcgatatcgtcagtgtctgtgtgtgtgagtgtatgcgatcgggtgtgtgtgagtgtatgcgatcgggtgtgtgtgagtggatgcgatcgggtgtttgtgagtggatgcgatcgggtgtgtgtgagtggatgcgatcgggtgtgtgtgagtggatgcgatcgggtgtgtgagtgtcggcagaggagcacggcgtgctggagaaggctgggagcagagaggctgatcatggggaaggctgtgagggggaggctgatgctgcgggagactgggaggggaaggctgatgctgaaggaggctgggagggggaggctgggaggagagaggctgatcctggggaaggctgggaatgggaggctgatgctgagggaggctggaaggagagaggctgatgctgggggaggctggaaggagagaggctgaggctgggaggagagaggctgatgctggggaaggctgatgctgagggaggctgggaggggaaagctgatgctggggaaggctgggaggacggaggctgggaggagagaggcagatcctggggaaggctgggagagggaggctgatgctgggggaggctggaaggagagaggctgatgctgggggaggctggaagaagagaggctgatgctgggggaggctgatgctgggggaggctgggaggagagaggctgatgctggggaaggctgggaggagagaggctgatgctggggacagagaggagaggctgatgctgggaggagagaggctgatgctgggatgagagaggatgatgctgggaggagagaggctgatgctgggggaggctgggagggggaggctgatgctgggggaggctgggacgagggaggctgatgctggtggaggctgatgcttggggaggctgatgctgggggaggctggaaggagagaggctgatgctggtggaggctgatgcttggggaggctgatgctgggggagactgggaggggaaggctgatgctgagggaggctgggagggggaggctgggaggaaggaggctgggaggagagaggctgatcctagggaaggctgggaacgggaggctgatgctgagggaggctggaaggagagaggctgatgctgggggaggctggaaggagagaggctgaggctgggaggagagaggctgatgcttggggaggctgatgctggggaagactgggagcggaaggctgatgctgagggaggctgggagggggaggctgggaggaaggaggctgggaggagagaggctgatcctggggaaggctgggaaggggaggctgatgctgagggaggctggaaggagagaggctgatgctgggggaggctggaaggagagaggctgaggctgggaggagagaggctgatgctggggaaggctgatgctgagggaggctgggaggagaaagctgatgctggggaaggctgggaggacggaggctgggaggagagaggctgatcctggggaaggctgggagagggaggctgatgctggaggaggctggaaggagagaggctgatgctggcggaggctgatgctgggggaggctggaattagagaggctgatgctggtggaggctgatgcttggggaggctgggagagggaggctgatgctgggggagggtgggaggagggaggctgggaggagagaggctgatgctggggaaggctgggaggagagaggctgatgctggggacagagaggagaggctgatgctgggaggagagaggctgatgctgggaggagagaggctgatgctgggaggagagaggctgatgctgggggcagagaagctgatgctgggggcagagaggctgatgctggtgcagcatgggggatggagcacgatgggggggtgcgcagcatcggggatggagcatgatgggggggtgcgcagcatcggggatggagcacgatggggagtgcggagtatggcggatggagcacgtttgggagtgcgcagcatggcggatggagcacgtttggcagtgcgcagcatggcggatggagcacgtttgggagtgcgcagcatgggagatggagcacgatggggggtgcgcagcataggggatggagcacgatggggagtgcgctgcatgggggatggagcacgatggggagtgcgctgcatgggggatggagcacgtttgggagtgcgcacctccccccaacacacacacacacacgcgcgcgcactgcacaacacaccacacaccacacacacacacactgggaaccacaaacaactgccctacacagacacccacacacacagacaacgctgcacacacacaacacccaacacacaaacaccgcggcacacacaaatatacgcacataccgcacaacacacacattgcacaaaacatacctccccccaaaacacaccacacacacacaaactgcgcaacacacaaaccgcgcaacacacacacagcgctccacaaacaacgcaacacacgcaacacacatacaacaccgctctcaccccccgtcacacccagacaacacccagaacatgtacagcctctacacaaacacttggtaactacacacaacaacatctatatatatatatatatatatatcaaaaatcatacatgaactacacaatacgtaaattctagaatacccgatgcgtagaatcgggccaccttctagttattataTAAAATCATAAGGAACTAAAGTATTTtttaaactcaatcccttcatttcaggggctcaaaagtaaatggacaaattaaatatttggaaataaaatgtcaatttctaatacttggttgaaaaccctttgttggcaatgactgcctgaagttttGAACTCGTGGCCATCACcagacgctgggtttcctccttgttaATGCTCTACCAACCTTTACTGCAGCGGTTTTCATTTGCTGTTTCTTTGTGGAactttctgtctgaagtttagcCTTTAGCAAGTGAAATGCGTCTCTATTGGATTGAGATCAGGTGATGACTCAGCtattcaagaatattccacttctttactttacccccttaacgaccgcgggcagtaaaattacatcctaaatgtcataatgttactgcccacggtcgtccggcggcagcatgccgcgatcggcgcacatctcagctgattttcacagctgagatgtgtgcctgctaggcacgagcagaatcgttatctgctcttgccgattaaccccttatatggcgctgtcaatacgtgacagcgccattataagcgcgattgcggtaatgttttacttaccgcccgataccggaagtcacgtgacgcgatcacgtgactcccgatagttgtcatggtagcacagggtcatgttaaaaaaaaagttaaaaaaaagttttaaaaaataaaaaaaaacaaaaaaacctaaaagttcaaatcaccccccattcgccccattgaaaattaaagagttaaaaaaataaaaaatatacacacatttggtatcgccgcgttcagaaacgcccgatctatcaaaatataaaatcaattaatctgatcagtatacggcgtagcggcaaaaaaattccaaatgccaaaacgatgtttttttgtcgccacaacttttgcgcaaaatgcaataagaggcgatcaaaatgtagcatctgtgcaaaaattgtaccgttaaaaacgtcagctcgagacgcaaaaaataagccgtcattgagccatagatcctgaaaaatgagaacgctatggcgtaaaacgttcgccacttttttcggacaaacttccgattttttttaaccccttatataaaagtaaacctatacatgtttggagtctacgaactcgcactgacctgaggcatcacactcacacatcagttttaccatatagtgaacacagtgaataaaatatctcaaaaaccatagtgctatcgcacttttttgcaatttttcagcatttggaatttttttgccgttttctagcacactatatggtaaaactgatggtttcatttaaaagtacagctcgttccgcaaaaaatgagccctcacatgaccatattgactgaaaaataaaaaagttacgtctctcagaaaaagaatagcgaaaaaaaaaacagaaagcgaagtgaaggggttaataaactcctgcgttgctttggctttatgttttggttCATTGTACATCTGTATTATAAAACAccgaccaatcagtttggctgcatttggctggatttgagcacacagtatgactctgaaaaccccagaattcatccggcttcttctgtcctgtgtcacatcatcaataaatactAGGTCACTATTGTCACCAGCAGTCATGCATGCCCATCCATAACACGGTCTCCACCGTGTTTTACAGATaatgtggtatgctttggatcatgagctgtaccaagccttctccatactttttcctttccatcattctggtacaggttgatcttggtttcatctatCCAAAGAATGTTGTTCTAGCTCTATGAaggttttttaaaatttttatttagcaaagtccaatctagccttctaaaggccctgtcacacacagagataaatctgcggcagatctgtggttgcagtgaaattgtggacaatcagtgccaggtttgtggctgcgtacaaatggaacaatatgtccatgattccactgcaaccacagatctgccaaagatttatctctgtgtgtgacggggccttaattcttGAGActtatgagtggcttgcaccatgcattgaaccctctgtattttctttcttGCAGTATCTacttatggtagatttggatattgatatgtggcgccctggacaagccaggggccacaggtaacaacacacacacacacacacacacacccccagcagttcacagcagtcatccccagtgagacctgatttcctccctcgggttcacacagacacaccaggtgggcggagtcaggcagatggagacgcccacccaggagtctagctggtctgaggcaggaaacaaggcagacaagtccaggcagaggaagagagagggaggtctgcagagaggcagacgcagactggggcctaggttggagcctaggtccctcgtgtagccagtgaggcagacggtagtggccgtctgcaggagccgggaagacagtcttggtggaaccgtaggtagccgggacagggtagtggcccgtccggtaccgaaccggggagccagctggaaaccggagcgcaggaggagcgtacacgaaggggcaggaaaggacttacactactaaactgggtcaggggaaaaacaccgcagccgcctgtgggacccgtccatccagccgtttgtttgaccagagactccgtgtaaattactggctgagtgagtaccaccgtgccgtgcggcacagcgctgcccccgcgaccctgcacctcaccaggccccgtagcccgcctgccatccctccctcaccgggccccgggacaaccaacccccctacccacggaggggagaaacaacatccaagctgctccctgtcatcgctcccgggatccccgtccagagcagcggtggtgtcagcaatctcaccacaaccgtgggtggcgtcacggacaatatccctaaaccaaaccacccccctttcactcacgggcgaggaacgccgctcgagtccccgggatccggcccaccgctcgagccaccaccgagcagcagtagccggacccgagcagtgggtgagcgcagcgtcccctcctccgcccgcgacagatacatgtgtgacgcccctggactagtcaggtcatcacagggtactgcacgctctttatctcccagtgcaggactcaactccccatggttctgggttcccaacttgcagtactgcctccatcagcatacacAAATCTTAAGCACACTTCGcactacaccctgtcaggcacaccagtgggctgctaactggaataaggccgcccatc includes these proteins:
- the LOC142290666 gene encoding uncharacterized protein LOC142290666; amino-acid sequence: MDFKAQELSWRSKATNIFQQGVSLDFSNSHTTEKENLIKYKNLTHKKMKIWWTKVSMENYLLSKIVPRGLRFQTHPTFPLQDEDLTKRWIEASLTCSNEFMKIIIDKNAILLKTLDTELEVLQQAMTRDIEGTILKDFFASLDKDIEKWETEISQLKGKKYQRDMADFEMKRIFRWQIPKKNDKALTRNASMSSAASTSEGELSSFEVETWDKRHMRTRNGDKAKNQPKIYHHDGFTRDDQLKEKYMAPKKNRKHYQL